The Anguilla anguilla isolate fAngAng1 chromosome 4, fAngAng1.pri, whole genome shotgun sequence genome has a window encoding:
- the btbd2a gene encoding BTB/POZ domain-containing protein 2a isoform X1 → MVFTQSEIRAMRCCVCLFHSTFLCTQSKMAAGEGGGRAPCLGFSTPGPLGNVQPSNSAHSSAASNDGSADGTGGAPGAAGHSNPQPGPDGGAGAGVAVGTQPSAQNSSPQSAAEGATNAARAAGRMSTAATNMTATTTPNASTAAAAAAGTPSSLPSAPASAAVLVYREPVYNWQATKSTVKERFAFLFNNEVLSDVHFLVGKGMGVQRIPAHRFVLAVGSAVFDAMFNGGMATTSTEIELPDVEPAAFLALLKFLYSDEVQIGPETVMTTLYTAKKYAVPALEAHCVEFLKKNLRADNAFMLLTQARLFDEPQLASLCLESIDKNTADALAAEGFTDVDLDTLVAVLERDTLGVREVRLFGAAVRWAEAETQRQQLQPTPENKRRVLGKALSLIRFPLMTIEEFAAGMSSSLQRCLLIPAQSGILTDREVVSLFLHFTVNPKPRVEFIDRPRCCLRGKECSITRFGQVESRWGYSGTSDRIRFSVNQRIFVVGFGLYGSIHGPTDYQVNIQIIHTDSNTVLGQNDTGFSCDGSANTFRVMFKEPVEILPNVNYTACATLKGPDSHYGTKGMRKVTHESPATGTKTCFTFCYAAGNNNGTSVEDGQLPEVIFYT, encoded by the exons TTCACCCAGTCCGAGATACGAGCGATGCGCtgctgtgtatgtttatttCACAGCACCTTCCTGTGCACTCAATCCAAGATGGCTGCGGGAGAGGGTGGTGGTAGAGCTCCATGTCTCGGTTTTTCCACTCCCGGGCCTTTGGGCAACGTTCAACCGAGCAACAGCGCTCATTCCTCGGCTGCCAGTAACGACGGATCAGCGGATGGCACGGGAGGGGCACCGGGGGCAGCTGGACATTCTAATCCCCAGCCAGGCCCGGACGGCGGTGCAGGCGCCGGCGTTGCAGTGGGGACGCAGCCGAGCGCGCAGAACTCTTCCCCGCAGTCTGCAGCTGAGGGCGCCACGAACGCAGCCAGGGCTGCTGGAAGGATGTCAACCGCTGCGACAAACATGACAGCGACAACAACACCAAATGCATccacagcagcagcggcggcggccggGACGCCCTCCTCGCTTCCTTCTGCCCCGGCATCCGCTGCAGTATTGGTTTACAGGGAACCTGTATATAACTGGCAAGCTACTAAAAGCACCGTCAAAGAGAGGTTCGCCTTTCTATTCAATAACGAGGTGCTCAGCGATGTGCATTTTTTAGTGGGGAAGGGGATGGGAGTGCAGCGGATCCCCGCACACAG GTTTGTGCTGGCCGTAGGCAGTGCCGTATTTGATGCCATGTTCAACGGGGGAATGGCCACCACCTCTACGGAGATTGAGCTGCCTGACGTGGAGCCCGCAGccttcctcgctctcctcaa GTTCCTGTATTCCGACGAGGTGCAGATCGGTCCGGAGACGGTGATGACGACGTTGTACACGGCGAAGAAGTACGCAGTCCCGGCACTGGAGGCCCACTGCGTGGAATTCCTCAAGAAGAACTTGCGTGCCGACAACGCTTTCATGCTACTCACGCAG GCCCGGCTGTTTGACGAGCCGCAGCTGGCCAGCCTGTGCCTGGAGAGCATTGATAAGAACACTGCAGATGCGCTCGCTGCCGAGGGCTTCACTGACGTCGACCTGG acacactggtGGCCGTGCTGGAGCGCGACACTCTGGGCGTTCGGGAGGTGCGGCTGTTCGGCGCGGCGGTGCGCTGGGCCGAGGCGGAGACCCAGAGGCAGCAGCTCCAGCCCACCCCCGAAAACAAGCGGCGGGTGCTGGGCAAGGCCCTGTCCCTCATCCGCTTCCCGCTCATGACCATTGAGGAGTTTGCTGCAGGCATGTCCTCGTCTCTGCAGCGCTGCTTGCTCA TCCCGGCTCAGTCGGGCATCCTGACGGACAGGGAGGTGGTGAGCCTGTTCCTGCACTTCACGGTGAACCCCAAGCCGCGGGTGGAGTTCATCGACCGGCCGCGCTGCTGCCTGCGGGGCAAGGAGTGCAGCATCACGCGCTTCGGCCAGGTGGAGAGCCGCTGGGGCTACAGCGGGACCAGCGACCGCATccg GTTCTCGGTGAATCAGAGGATATTCGTGGTGGGATTTGGGCTCTATGGGTCGATACACGGCCCCACGGACTACCAGGTCAACATCCAG ATCATCCACACGGACAGCAACACGGTCCTGGGGCAGAACGACACGGGCTTCAGCTGTGACGGGTCCGCCAACACCTTCCGCGTGATGTTCAAGGAGCCGGTGGAGATCCTGCCCAACGTCAACTACACGGCCTGCGCTACGCTCAAG ggcCCAGACTCTCACTACGGCACTAAGGGAATGCGCAAAGTCACCCACGAGTCCCCGGCCACCGGCACCAAGACCTGCTTCACCTTCTGCTACGCCGCCGGCAACAACAACGGCACGTCCGTGGAGGACGGACAGCTTCCCGAGGTCATCTTCTACACatag
- the btbd2a gene encoding BTB/POZ domain-containing protein 2a isoform X2 yields MVFTQSEIRAMRCCVCLFHSTFLCTQSKMAAGEGGGRAPCLGFSTPGPLGNVQPSNSAHSSAASNDGSADGTGGAPGAAGHSNPQPGPDGGAGAGVAVGTQPSAQNSSPQSAAEGATNAARAAGRMSTAATNMTATTTPNASTAAAAAAGTPSSLPSAPASAAVLVYREPVYNWQATKSTVKERFAFLFNNEVLSDVHFLVGKGMGVQRIPAHRFVLAVGSAVFDAMFNGGMATTSTEIELPDVEPAAFLALLKFLYSDEVQIGPETVMTTLYTAKKYAVPALEAHCVEFLKKNLRADNAFMLLTQARLFDEPQLASLCLESIDKNTADALAAEGFTDVDLDTLVAVLERDTLGVREVRLFGAAVRWAEAETQRQQLQPTPENKRRVLGKALSLIRFPLMTIEEFAAVPAQSGILTDREVVSLFLHFTVNPKPRVEFIDRPRCCLRGKECSITRFGQVESRWGYSGTSDRIRFSVNQRIFVVGFGLYGSIHGPTDYQVNIQIIHTDSNTVLGQNDTGFSCDGSANTFRVMFKEPVEILPNVNYTACATLKGPDSHYGTKGMRKVTHESPATGTKTCFTFCYAAGNNNGTSVEDGQLPEVIFYT; encoded by the exons TTCACCCAGTCCGAGATACGAGCGATGCGCtgctgtgtatgtttatttCACAGCACCTTCCTGTGCACTCAATCCAAGATGGCTGCGGGAGAGGGTGGTGGTAGAGCTCCATGTCTCGGTTTTTCCACTCCCGGGCCTTTGGGCAACGTTCAACCGAGCAACAGCGCTCATTCCTCGGCTGCCAGTAACGACGGATCAGCGGATGGCACGGGAGGGGCACCGGGGGCAGCTGGACATTCTAATCCCCAGCCAGGCCCGGACGGCGGTGCAGGCGCCGGCGTTGCAGTGGGGACGCAGCCGAGCGCGCAGAACTCTTCCCCGCAGTCTGCAGCTGAGGGCGCCACGAACGCAGCCAGGGCTGCTGGAAGGATGTCAACCGCTGCGACAAACATGACAGCGACAACAACACCAAATGCATccacagcagcagcggcggcggccggGACGCCCTCCTCGCTTCCTTCTGCCCCGGCATCCGCTGCAGTATTGGTTTACAGGGAACCTGTATATAACTGGCAAGCTACTAAAAGCACCGTCAAAGAGAGGTTCGCCTTTCTATTCAATAACGAGGTGCTCAGCGATGTGCATTTTTTAGTGGGGAAGGGGATGGGAGTGCAGCGGATCCCCGCACACAG GTTTGTGCTGGCCGTAGGCAGTGCCGTATTTGATGCCATGTTCAACGGGGGAATGGCCACCACCTCTACGGAGATTGAGCTGCCTGACGTGGAGCCCGCAGccttcctcgctctcctcaa GTTCCTGTATTCCGACGAGGTGCAGATCGGTCCGGAGACGGTGATGACGACGTTGTACACGGCGAAGAAGTACGCAGTCCCGGCACTGGAGGCCCACTGCGTGGAATTCCTCAAGAAGAACTTGCGTGCCGACAACGCTTTCATGCTACTCACGCAG GCCCGGCTGTTTGACGAGCCGCAGCTGGCCAGCCTGTGCCTGGAGAGCATTGATAAGAACACTGCAGATGCGCTCGCTGCCGAGGGCTTCACTGACGTCGACCTGG acacactggtGGCCGTGCTGGAGCGCGACACTCTGGGCGTTCGGGAGGTGCGGCTGTTCGGCGCGGCGGTGCGCTGGGCCGAGGCGGAGACCCAGAGGCAGCAGCTCCAGCCCACCCCCGAAAACAAGCGGCGGGTGCTGGGCAAGGCCCTGTCCCTCATCCGCTTCCCGCTCATGACCATTGAGGAGTTTGCTGCAG TCCCGGCTCAGTCGGGCATCCTGACGGACAGGGAGGTGGTGAGCCTGTTCCTGCACTTCACGGTGAACCCCAAGCCGCGGGTGGAGTTCATCGACCGGCCGCGCTGCTGCCTGCGGGGCAAGGAGTGCAGCATCACGCGCTTCGGCCAGGTGGAGAGCCGCTGGGGCTACAGCGGGACCAGCGACCGCATccg GTTCTCGGTGAATCAGAGGATATTCGTGGTGGGATTTGGGCTCTATGGGTCGATACACGGCCCCACGGACTACCAGGTCAACATCCAG ATCATCCACACGGACAGCAACACGGTCCTGGGGCAGAACGACACGGGCTTCAGCTGTGACGGGTCCGCCAACACCTTCCGCGTGATGTTCAAGGAGCCGGTGGAGATCCTGCCCAACGTCAACTACACGGCCTGCGCTACGCTCAAG ggcCCAGACTCTCACTACGGCACTAAGGGAATGCGCAAAGTCACCCACGAGTCCCCGGCCACCGGCACCAAGACCTGCTTCACCTTCTGCTACGCCGCCGGCAACAACAACGGCACGTCCGTGGAGGACGGACAGCTTCCCGAGGTCATCTTCTACACatag